Proteins encoded together in one Microplitis mediator isolate UGA2020A chromosome 7, iyMicMedi2.1, whole genome shotgun sequence window:
- the LOC130672128 gene encoding uncharacterized protein LOC130672128, which yields MVLFPLDSESAKKSRHLHNSDTKNFSADNSSQHSDVKRATTVRSSNAFSATESQNTDNQKRFKPSRSEYSDKFSVLNHHKFPQKSREVARSNVLFSPSPEKSPRLQPIQIPKVFRSPISSEDEVKTTQDCNKSSNQDHSGSFGRNSTREEDPKYVWNIPSAKKKELIENSDVYIREVDLNYIKVKFRHDPAEMARRLFKSIIGEDRLCTMSRTGGNGRQPLPSDVRQTVYGI from the exons ATGGTTCTATTTCCACTCGATTCTGAATCAGCTAAAAAATCACGCCATCTACATAATTCTGACACCAAAAACTTCTCAGCTGATAATTCAAGTCAACATTCTGACGTAAAACGCGCTACGACTGTTCGCTCTTCTAATGCATTTTCAGCAACCGAATCCCAGAACACTGACAATCAGAAACGTTTTAAGCCGTCTCGTTCTGAGTATTCCGATAAGTTTTCTGTCTTGAATCACCACAAATTTCCTCAAAAATCTAGGGAAGTGGCACGttcaaatgttttattttctcCGAGTCCTGAAAAATCACCTCGCTTACAACCTATTCAAATACCAAAAGTATTTCGTTCACCGATTTCATCAGAAGATGAAGTGAAAACCACTCAAGACTGTAATAAGTCTTCGAACCAAGATCATAGTGGATCTTTTGGCCGAAATTCTACTCGGGAAGAGGATCCAAAATATGTATGGAATATTCCTTCAGCTAAAAAA AAGGAGTTAATTGAAAACTCAGATGTTTACATCCGTGAAGTCgatttaaattatatcaaaGTGAAGTTTCGTCATGATCCTGCTGAAATGGCGCGACGACTCTTCAAATCGATAATTGGAGAAGACCGATTATGTACTATGAGCCGTACTGGTGGAAACGGGAGGCAGCCATTACCCTCAGACGTTAGACAAACAGTTTACGGTATATAA